In Pseudomonas abieticivorans, the genomic window ATGAGCTCAGTTTAGGGAGATCAAGGTCAGCGGCGGTCAGGCGACGGTAAAGCTTCGGTAAAGAGGATTTAACCGCAGGTTTACACACATGGAGCGGGGGGAGGCTTTCGCGGATCAATCCGCTCCTGCAGAGGGCGGGTTTCTCTGTAGGAGCGGATTTATCCGCGAACCAGGCACCGCGAATTTACTCGCTGTAGTAGTAACCGCGGCTGCGCAGCGCCACGATGCGCGGGCGGCCGTCGGGGTGGGGGCCGACTTTTTTGCGCAGGTTGCTGACGTGCATGTCCAGGCTGCGGTCGTACAAGGTCAGCTTGCGGCCCAGGGCGATCTGCGCCAGCTCCTGCTTGTCCAGCGGCTCGCCGGGCTGCTTGAGCAGCGCCTCCAGCAAGCGGCTCTCGGAGATGGTCAGGCTGATGTCATGCTCATCGATGCTCACCACCCCACGTGCCGGGCTGTAGCACAGGTCGCCCAGTTCGATCTGGCTGGTGGCAGTGGCCGGGTGGCTGCGGCGCAGCACGGCGCGCAGGCGTGCGGTCAATTCGCGTGGATCGCAGGGCTTGGCCAGATAATCGTCGGCGCCCAGCTCCAGGCCCAGGATACGGTCCAGTGGCTCGCCCCGGGCCGAAAGCATCAGCACGGGCAGGTCGGCGTGTTCACTGCGCAGTTGTTTGAGCAATTCCAGGCCACTGCCGTCGGGCAGCATCACGTCCAGCACCACCGCCGCCGGGGCAGCCTCGGCCAGTGCCTTGCGGGCGCTGTTGCCGTCATGGCAAGCGCGCACCTGGAAACCTTCCTGGCTCAGCCAACTGCTCAGCAGTTCGCACAGCTCTATGTCGTCGTCAATCAGTAACAGATCGCTCATGAATCTCTCAATTCAGCCATTGGCGACGCGGCCTGCGCCCGCCGCTTGCAAAAATACCGCAGACGCCTGGTTGCCGTCAGTATTGGGCAGGTTGTCGGCAGTCGTTGGCTAATGATGAGCCATTGTTGGATGCTTTTTAACAGGATCGGTTCGCGCCTTGCACGCAAAACCTCGTTGGCTTGCGTGCAGGGCAGGGCGAATTAAGGCAGGACTTGCTTGAACGGCTTGACCAGCACGTCGGCGTATACGCCGGCGGCGATGTAAGGATCGGCGCTGGCCCAGGCTTGGGCCGCGTCCAGGGACTCGAACTCGGCGACGATCAGGCTGCCGGTGAAGCCTGCAGCGCCTGGGTCATTGCTTTCGATGGCCGGGTGCGGGCCGGCAAGGACCAGGTGCCCATCGGCCTTGAGTTTTTCCAGGCGCGCGAGGTGTGCGGGGCGCACGCTCAGGCGTTTTTCCAGCGAGTCGGCAACGTCTGTGGCAATGATGGCGTAAAGCATGTCAGTCCTCGGTTTTTGGAGTGGAGGTATCGCTGTCGTGCAGGTGGCGGGACAGGTAGATGCCCTGGCCCACCAGGAACAATACGGTCATGCCCAGGCTGCCGAACACCTTGAAGTCCACCCAGAAGCTCTGGAAGGTGAACGCCACGAACAGGTTGGCAGCGCCGCAGAAGATGAAAAAGCAGATCCAGGCCACGTTCAGGCGTGTCCACACCGCATCGGGCAATTGCAGGGCGTGGCCCATGATGCGCTTGATCAGCACGCGATCGCCGATGAAGTGGCTGCCGATGAAGGCCAGGGCGAACAGCCAGTTGACCACCGGCGCTTTCCACTTGAGGAAGGTTTCGCTATGGAAAGCCAGGGTCAGGCTGCCAAAGACCAGGCAGGCGACCAGGGTCAGCCATTGGCTTTTTTCCAGCTTGCGCTGGGTGATGAACAGGATGCCGTAGACCACCACGGAGCTGGCGATCAGCACGCCCGTGGCGCTGAAGATGCCACCCAGGGTCACGTCGTGGCCGGCCACGTCGATAACGCGTGGGTCCAGTTTGTAGACGATGAAGAACAGCAGCAGCGGGAT contains:
- a CDS encoding response regulator transcription factor is translated as MSDLLLIDDDIELCELLSSWLSQEGFQVRACHDGNSARKALAEAAPAAVVLDVMLPDGSGLELLKQLRSEHADLPVLMLSARGEPLDRILGLELGADDYLAKPCDPRELTARLRAVLRRSHPATATSQIELGDLCYSPARGVVSIDEHDISLTISESRLLEALLKQPGEPLDKQELAQIALGRKLTLYDRSLDMHVSNLRKKVGPHPDGRPRIVALRSRGYYYSE
- a CDS encoding YciI family protein, translated to MLYAIIATDVADSLEKRLSVRPAHLARLEKLKADGHLVLAGPHPAIESNDPGAAGFTGSLIVAEFESLDAAQAWASADPYIAAGVYADVLVKPFKQVLP
- a CDS encoding septation protein A yields the protein MKQFIDFIPLLLFFIVYKLDPRVIDVAGHDVTLGGIFSATGVLIASSVVVYGILFITQRKLEKSQWLTLVACLVFGSLTLAFHSETFLKWKAPVVNWLFALAFIGSHFIGDRVLIKRIMGHALQLPDAVWTRLNVAWICFFIFCGAANLFVAFTFQSFWVDFKVFGSLGMTVLFLVGQGIYLSRHLHDSDTSTPKTED